In one window of Caballeronia sp. TF1N1 DNA:
- the otsA gene encoding alpha,alpha-trehalose-phosphate synthase (UDP-forming) → MSRLIVVSNRVAPIQEGKPSAGGLAIGVLDALKETGGVWFGWSGEIVGEAADPVIEKNGNVTYATVGLTRRDYDQYYRGFSNATLWPTFHYRNDLSRFDREEYAGYMRVNAGLAAKLKTLIKPDDIIWVHDYHLLPFAQECRKIGIQNPIGFFLHIPFPVPEVMRTVPPHEELIAGMCQYDVVGFQTDADKQSFTDYVERSGRGHLSEDGMLQAFGRMLKVGAYPIGIYPDAIAKAADQFSNRKQVKSLRDSMRGRKLIMSVDRLDYSKGLVERFQAFERLLLNAPGWHGRVSLVQIAPPTRSDVQTYQRIRQNLEGEAGRINGRFAQLDWTPIQYLNRKYERNLLMALFRLSQVGYVTPLRDGMNLVAKEYVASQDPADPGALVLSQFAGAADQLPGALVVNPFDLSQMSEALERALSMPLAERQARHADMMAPLRENNLSVWRDSFLSDLRSVATATSVTEQTVKTVRQGASTSTQARRPSAKA, encoded by the coding sequence ATGAGCAGATTGATCGTGGTTTCGAATCGCGTCGCGCCGATTCAGGAAGGCAAGCCCAGCGCGGGCGGCCTTGCTATCGGCGTTCTGGATGCGCTCAAGGAGACGGGCGGCGTATGGTTCGGTTGGAGCGGCGAGATCGTCGGTGAAGCGGCTGACCCTGTCATAGAGAAAAACGGCAATGTGACGTATGCCACCGTCGGCCTGACGCGCCGCGATTACGATCAGTATTACCGTGGTTTTTCGAACGCCACGCTGTGGCCGACTTTCCACTACCGCAACGACCTGTCGCGCTTCGATCGCGAGGAATACGCGGGCTACATGCGCGTGAACGCGGGACTCGCCGCGAAGCTCAAGACGCTCATCAAGCCGGATGACATCATCTGGGTACACGACTATCACTTGCTGCCGTTCGCGCAGGAGTGCCGCAAGATCGGCATCCAGAATCCGATTGGCTTCTTCCTGCACATTCCGTTTCCGGTGCCGGAAGTGATGCGAACCGTGCCGCCGCACGAGGAACTGATTGCCGGCATGTGTCAGTACGACGTCGTGGGCTTTCAGACCGATGCCGACAAGCAGTCCTTCACCGATTACGTCGAACGTAGCGGGCGTGGTCATCTGAGCGAAGACGGCATGTTGCAGGCGTTCGGCCGCATGCTGAAAGTGGGCGCGTATCCGATCGGCATCTATCCGGACGCCATCGCCAAGGCAGCGGATCAGTTCTCCAACCGCAAGCAGGTCAAGAGCCTGCGCGACAGCATGCGTGGCCGCAAGCTCATCATGAGCGTCGATCGGCTGGATTATTCGAAGGGCCTCGTCGAGCGCTTCCAGGCTTTCGAGCGCCTGTTGCTCAACGCGCCGGGCTGGCATGGCCGCGTTTCGCTCGTGCAGATCGCGCCGCCGACGCGCTCGGACGTGCAGACGTATCAGCGTATCCGCCAGAACCTGGAAGGCGAAGCGGGGCGTATCAATGGCCGTTTTGCGCAACTCGACTGGACGCCGATTCAATATCTCAACCGCAAATACGAACGCAATCTGCTGATGGCGCTTTTCAGGCTTTCGCAGGTCGGATATGTCACGCCGCTGCGTGACGGAATGAATCTCGTGGCGAAGGAATATGTCGCGTCGCAAGACCCGGCCGATCCGGGCGCGCTCGTGCTGTCGCAATTCGCCGGCGCGGCGGATCAACTGCCGGGCGCGCTCGTCGTCAATCCGTTCGATCTGTCGCAGATGTCCGAAGCGCTCGAACGTGCGTTGTCGATGCCGCTCGCCGAACGCCAGGCGCGTCACGCCGACATGATGGCGCCGCTGCGCGAGAACAATCTGTCCGTGTGGCGCGATTCGTTCCTGTCGGATCTGCGCAGCGTCGCAACCGCGACTTCCGTCACCGAGCAGACCGTCAAGACGGTGCGCCAGGGCGCGAGTACATCGACGCAGGCAAGACGGCCCTCCGCCAAGGCTTGA
- a CDS encoding sigma-54 dependent transcriptional regulator: MPHVLIVDDDPSTREALAAIIGEDGLTTATAGDLREARIQLVRQTPDVVFTDLKLPDGTGVDLFEDLDPRSGVEFIVITGHATVESAVSALKMGAADYLVKPINMQRVKAILSRLPRAGDLKAEIGTLRGELRRMGRFGLMLGNSPAMQTVYDQIGRVAPTAASVLLIGESGTGKEVAAQTLHELSLRRKHAFIAVNCGAISPNLIESEMFGHERGSFTGADRQHKGYFERANGGTLFLDEITEMPIELQVKLLRVLETGMFMRVGTTKELETDVRLIAATNRDPEQAVLEGKLRLDLYHRLNVFPINLPPLRERGTDVELLGQAFLDELNSRYNTKKVFPAAVREMLASYNWPGNVRELKNYVQRAYIMSGTDSDSTATVPLQISLSRPSAGTAVTIPFGTSLAQADRQLILATLEQCGGVKTRAAEILGISLKTLYNRLVEYGEDAAGKAAVGEGGDLSDADSENT, translated from the coding sequence ATGCCACATGTATTGATTGTCGATGACGATCCCAGTACCCGCGAGGCGCTAGCCGCGATCATCGGCGAAGACGGACTGACGACAGCCACGGCAGGCGACTTGCGCGAGGCGCGCATCCAGCTCGTGCGGCAGACGCCGGACGTCGTGTTTACCGACCTCAAGCTGCCCGACGGCACCGGCGTCGATCTGTTCGAGGATCTGGACCCGCGCTCGGGCGTCGAGTTCATCGTCATTACCGGCCATGCGACCGTCGAGTCCGCGGTCAGCGCACTCAAGATGGGTGCGGCGGATTATCTGGTCAAGCCCATCAACATGCAGCGCGTGAAGGCGATCCTTTCGCGCCTGCCGCGCGCCGGCGACCTGAAAGCGGAAATCGGCACCTTGCGTGGCGAGTTGCGCCGCATGGGCCGCTTCGGGCTGATGCTCGGCAATTCGCCAGCCATGCAGACGGTCTACGATCAGATCGGCCGCGTGGCACCGACGGCAGCGTCCGTACTGCTGATCGGCGAGTCCGGCACCGGCAAGGAAGTCGCCGCGCAGACGCTGCACGAGCTGAGCCTGCGACGCAAGCACGCGTTCATCGCGGTGAATTGCGGCGCCATTTCGCCGAACCTGATCGAATCCGAAATGTTCGGCCATGAACGCGGCTCGTTCACGGGCGCGGACCGGCAGCACAAGGGTTATTTCGAGCGCGCGAACGGCGGCACGCTGTTCCTCGACGAAATCACCGAGATGCCTATCGAGCTTCAAGTGAAGCTGTTGCGCGTGCTCGAAACCGGCATGTTCATGCGCGTCGGGACCACGAAGGAACTCGAAACGGACGTGCGCCTGATTGCCGCGACCAATCGCGATCCCGAGCAGGCTGTGCTCGAAGGCAAACTGCGGCTCGACCTGTATCACCGCCTGAACGTGTTTCCGATCAACCTGCCGCCGCTGCGCGAACGCGGCACGGACGTCGAATTGCTCGGGCAGGCGTTCCTCGACGAACTCAACTCGCGTTACAACACGAAGAAGGTGTTTCCCGCCGCCGTGCGTGAAATGCTCGCGTCCTACAACTGGCCCGGCAACGTGCGCGAGTTGAAGAACTACGTGCAGCGCGCGTACATCATGTCGGGTACGGATTCGGATAGCACGGCCACCGTGCCGCTGCAGATTTCACTTTCGCGTCCTTCGGCGGGCACGGCCGTGACGATTCCCTTCGGCACGTCCCTCGCGCAGGCTGACCGGCAGCTCATTCTCGCGACGCTCGAACAATGCGGCGGCGTGAAGACGCGGGCGGCGGAAATTCTCGGCATCAGCCTAAAGACGCTGTATAACCGGCTCGTCGAATATGGCGAGGATGCCGCTGGCAAGGCAGCCGTCGGAGAAGGCGGAGACCTTTCTGACGCGGATAGCGAAAATACCTGA
- a CDS encoding YqjD family protein, whose amino-acid sequence MTETTVQLALGKQKIIEDIKVLLNDSEELLRLSASLPGEGVDALRTRLRDHVDSARSALEDAQTSAQTRYKTSVECTEKYVRENPWQSLGIAAGAGFLIGLLVVR is encoded by the coding sequence ATGACTGAGACGACTGTCCAGCTTGCGTTGGGCAAGCAGAAAATTATCGAAGACATCAAGGTGCTGCTCAACGACTCGGAAGAGTTGTTGCGGCTCTCGGCGTCGCTGCCGGGCGAGGGCGTCGATGCCTTGCGCACGCGCCTTCGCGATCACGTCGATTCGGCGCGCTCCGCGCTCGAAGACGCGCAAACAAGCGCGCAGACGCGTTACAAGACCAGCGTCGAGTGCACCGAAAAATATGTGCGCGAAAATCCGTGGCAATCGCTGGGTATCGCGGCGGGCGCGGGCTTTCTCATCGGGCTTCTGGTTGTCCGCTGA